A DNA window from Castanea sativa cultivar Marrone di Chiusa Pesio chromosome 7, ASM4071231v1 contains the following coding sequences:
- the LOC142642999 gene encoding gibberellin 20 oxidase 1-like, whose product MVKLAYKLMELVALSLGLPADRFHGFFKDHTSYIRLNHYNPYPSPSPSPHLALGLGIHQDSGVLTILNEDDVGGLEVKRKTDGEWVRVKSTPDAYIINIGDTTQVWTNDEYESVEHRVVVNSERERFSIAFFLHASSYTMVEPLEELTSEQNPAKDRAYSWGKFIAHKKWSDFQKLSVENVQISHLTDFRISK is encoded by the exons ATGGTAAAGCTAGCTTACAAGTTGATGGAACTTGTTGCTCTAAGCCTAGGCTTGCCAGCAGATAGGTTCCATGGCTTCTTCAAAGATCATACCAGCTACATCCGACTCAATCACTATAACCCTTACCCTTCCCCTTCCCCTTCCCCTCATTTAGCTCTTGGTCTTGGTATACACCAGGATAGTGGTGTCTTGACCATCCTTAACGAAGATGATGTTGGAGGATTGGAAGTGAAGCGGAAAACAGATGGAGAGTGGGTTCGAGTCAAATCCACCCCAGATGCTTATATCATCAACATTGGTGACACTACTCAG GTTTGGACCAATGACGAGTATGAGAGTGTGGAGCATAGGGTGGTAGTGAACTCAGAGAGGGAAAGGTTCTCCATTGCATTTTTCTTACACGCATCATCCTACACCATGGTTGAACCCTTGGAGGAGCTGACAAGTGAGCAAAACCCTGCTAAAGATAGGGCATACAGCTGGGGCAAATTTATAGCTCACAAAAAGTGGAGTGATTTTCAGAAACTCAGTGTTGAAAACGTCCAAATTAGTCATTTGACTGATTTTAGGATATCAAAGTAA